A single genomic interval of Prunus dulcis chromosome 5, ALMONDv2, whole genome shotgun sequence harbors:
- the LOC117628756 gene encoding nuclear exosome regulator NRDE2 isoform X1 produces MEEKDEQPSESEAAAAAKTSLFPVLPVSQQITSVPHWLSNTSFTTQLSVINDAVISHFKPDPLPSPPPQQEHEEEEVPSQAKPYEMLESSSGSDRSDERDRTTKKKKHKKRKNKRRRERSVERGRGAFADYGSRKSSVRAWADSETKPSKDYFLDSHGDRDNLVFGCLYRMDVARYKPFAEVSGSDFQGLYRWNQTGSTLDRDADVDALDGKLKSAGRYWSAKYMALERHKNLKRARILVPRDLPVTVSGDFIPLTDSQSSNEGVDGDDSLSRTSVVEESWEDEVLRKTREFNKLTREQPHDEKVWLAFAEFQDRVADMQPQKGARLQTLEKKISILEKAAELNPDNEDLLLSLLKAYQRRDSSDVLISRWERILIQHSGSYKLWREFLRVFQGEFSRFKVSDMRKMYAHAIQALSAACRKHFRQVCQAEDRPPDLATVQLELGLVDIFISFCRFEWQAGYQELATALFQAEIEFSLFCPSLLLTEQSKQILFEHFWNSDGARVGEEGALGWSTWLEKEEENRQRVIREETAHDNEGGWTGWSEPLTKNKEYSLKTEKESESNVVVEECQEEFEEEDVKKEEDTEALLKMLGIDVDVGTSGEIKDTSTWIKWSEEELSRDCVQWMPVHARAAISHNVGTPDGEADEHLSRVIMFEDVNEYLFSLSSSEARLSLVLQFIDFFGGKTSPWISTNSSTWAEKVLSFEALPDSILQTLRRVHNFLSKTQGSSSNFSLESLLGTSNDIYRRTDLMKFLCNATLLCLSVFPRNFVLEDAALLAEELSVMNLNPSSCSVTPCRDLAKFLLKSDRQDVLLCGVYARREAFHGNIDHARRVFDMALSSIEGLPLELRSNASLLYFWYAETELGNNNGSGCESSFRAMYILFCLGSGVTYSPYKSQPSNLQLLRARQGFKERIRTVQMAWVRGVIDDQSVALICSAALFEELTSGWAAGIEVLDQAFSMVLPERKSRSYQLEFMFNFYMKMLWRHRGQSSLSKCWESILQGLQIFPFSPELLNDLIEVGHLYTTPNKLRWVFDDCCQKKPSVVVWLFALSFEMSKGGSQHRIRGLFERALASDRFHNSVVLWRCYIAYEMKVACNPSAARRNFFRAIHACPWSKKLWLDGFLKLNSTLSAKELSDLQEVMRDKELNLRTDIYEILLQDELVL; encoded by the exons ATGGAGGAGAAGGACGAACAACCATCAGAATCAGAagctgcagcagcagcaaaaaCCTCACTCTTCCCTGTACTACCCGTCTCTCAACAAATCACAAGCGTCCCTCACTGGCTTTCCAATACCAGCTTCACCACCCAACTCTCCGTCATAAACGACGCCGTTATCTCACACTTCAAACCTGACCCGCTTCCGTCACCACCGCCACAGCAAGAACATGAAGAGGAGGAGGTGCCGTCCCAAGCAAAGCCATACGAGATGCTGGAATCTTCTTCTGGATCCGATAGAAGCGATGAGAGAGACAGGAcgacaaagaagaaaaagcataagaagaggaagaacaagaggaggagagagaggtcCGTTGAGAGAGGCCGTGGAGCATTCGCCGATTACGGGTCGAGAAAGTCCAGCGTTCGGGCTTGGGCCGACTCCGAGACTAAACCTTCCAAAGATTATTTCCTTGATTCTCATGGCGACCGCGACAATTTGGTGTTTGGATGTCTCTACAG AATGGACGTTGCTCGCTACAAGCCTTTTGCGGAGGTATCTGGGAGTGATTTTCAAGGTTTGTATCGATGGAACCAGACAGGTTCAACACTGGATAGAGATGCCGATGTTGATGCATTGGATGGTAAACTAAAATCTGCTGGTCGCTATTGGTCTGCAAAGTACATGGCTTTGGAACGCCATAAGAACTTAAAGCGTGCTCGCATACTTGTCCCCAGAGACCTTCCGGTTACAGTTTCCGGTGATTTTATTCCTTTAACGGATAGTCAATCATCCAATGAAGGTGTTGATGGCGATGATTCACTCTCAAGAACTTCAGTGGTTGAAGAATCTTGGGAAGATGAAGTACTACGCAAAACACGGGAGTTTAACAAATTGACGAGGGAGCAGCCCCATGATGAAAAGGTTTGGTTAGCTTTTGCGGAATTTCAAGACAGGGTTGCTGATATGCAACCCCAGAAAGGCGCTCGGTTGCAGACACTGGAAAAAAAGATTAGCATACTAGAGAAGGCGGCTGAGCTTAACCCAGATAATGAAGACCTGTTGCTTTCTCTTCTAAAGGCTTACCAAAGGAGAGACAGTTCTGATGTGTTAATTAGTAGATGGGAAAGGATACTCATTCAACATTCAGGAAGTTACAAGTTGTGGAGAGAGTTTTTGCGTGTATTTCAAGGGGAGTTCTCAAGGTTCAAGGTTTCAGACATGAGAAAAATGTACGCACATGCAATCCAGGCTTTATCTGCTGCATGCAGAAAGCACTTTAGGCAG GTTTGCCAAGCGGAAGACCGTCCTCCAGATCTTGCTACTGTTCAACTAGAACTTGGTCTGGTTGATATATTTATCAGTTTCTGTAGGTTTGAATGGCAGGCTGGCTATCAAGAGTTGGCCACTGCTCTATTTCAGGCTGAAATTGAATTCAGTTTGTTTTGTCCTTCATTACTCCTCACTGAGCAGAGTAAACAGATACTGTTTGAGCACTTTTGGAATAGTGATGGTGCaagagttggagaagaaggtGCCCTTGGTTGGTCCACATGGTTggagaaagaggaagaaaatagGCAGAGGGTTATCCGAGAGGAGACTGCACATGATAATGAAGGTGGCTGGACAGGTTGGTCGGAACCACTAACCAAAAATAAGGAATATAGTTTAAAGACAGAAAAGGAATCCGAAAGTAATGTTGTAGTTGAGGAGTGTCAAGAAgaatttgaggaagaagatgtcaagaaagaagaagatactGAAGCTTTGCTAAAGATGCTAGGAATTGATGTTGATGTTGGTACTAGTGGTGAGATTAAAGACACTTCAACCTGGATCAAATGGTCGGAAGAAGAGTTATCGAGAGATTGTGTTCAATGGATGCCTGTTCATGCAAGAG CTGCTATCTCTCATAATGTTGGTACACCCGATGGAGAAGCAGATGAGCACCTTTCGAGAGTAATAATGTTTGAAGATGTCAACGAGTACTTATTTTCCTTGAGCTCATCTGAGGCCCGTTTATCTCTAGTATTGCAATTCATTGATTTCTTTGGTGGGAAAACCTCTCCGTG GATATCTACAAACAGTTCAACTTGGGCTGAGAAAGTCCTTAGCTTTGAGGCATTGCCAGATTCTATATTACAAACTTTGAGAAGggttcataattttttaagCAAAACACAAGGCAGTTCAAGTAATTTCAGCTTGGAATCTCTCTTGGGTACCTCCAATGACATCTACAGAAGAACAGACCTGATGAAATTTCTTTGTAATGCTACCTTGCTCTGTTTATCTGTTTTTCCACGTAATTTTGTCCTAGAAGATGCTGCTTTACTTGCCGAAGAGCTATCTGTTATGAATTTGAATCCTTCCAGCTGTTCTGTTACCCCATGTCGGGATCTTGCAAAATTTCTCTTGAAGAGTGACCGTCAG GATGTATTGCTATGTGGAGTTTATGCAAGAAGAGAAGCTTTTCATGGAAATATTGATCATGCAAGAAGAGTATTTGACATGGCATTGTCATCTATTGAAGGGCTTCCTTTG GAATTACGGTCTAATGCTTCCCTTCTATATTTCTGGTATGCTGAGACGGAACTTGGTAACAATAATGGCAGTGGGTGTGAATCATCCTTTCGGGCgatgtatattttattttgcttagGAAGTGGTGTAACATATAGTCCATATAAAAGTCAACCATCAAATTTGCAATTGCTGAGAGCACGCCaaggtttcaaagaaagaataagGACAGTACAAATGGCATGGGTGCGAGGTGTTATAGATGATCAATCTGTTGCTCTCATATGTTCTGCAGCTTTATTTGAAGAGTTAACCTCTGGATGGGCTGCTGGTATTGAAGTTCTAGATCAGGCTTTTTCAATGGTGCTCCCAG agagaaagagccGTAGTTATCAACTTGAATTTATGTTCAACTTTTACATGAAGATGCTTTGGAGACATCGTGGTCAATCAAGTCTATCAAAATGCTGGGAGTCCATATTGCAGGGGCTTCAAATATTTCCGTTCAGCCCGGAACTTTTAAATGATTTAATTGAGGTTGGCCATCTTTATACAACACCAAATAAACTGCGATGGGTGTTTGATGACTGCTGTCAGAA GAAACCGTCTGTGGTCGTCTGGCTTTTTGCGTTGTCATTTGAGATGAGTAAAGGGGGATCACAGCATAGGATCCGTGGATTGTTTGAAAGGGCATTGGCAAGTGATAGATTTCATAACTCAGTTGTTCTTTGGCGCTGCTACATTGCATATGAGATGAAGGTAGCATGCAATCCTTCAGCAGCTAGGCGGAATTTCTTTCGAGCTATTCATGCCTGCCCATG GTCAAAAAAGCTATGGCTTGATGGGTTTCTCAAATTAAATTCTACATTATCTGCAAAAGAGCTGTCAGATCTCCAAGAAGTTATGCGGGATAAGGAGCTGAATCTGAGGACAGACATATATGAAATTCTTTTGCAAGATGAGCTTGTACTTTAA
- the LOC117628756 gene encoding nuclear exosome regulator NRDE2 isoform X3: MEEKDEQPSESEAAAAAKTSLFPVLPVSQQITSVPHWLSNTSFTTQLSVINDAVISHFKPDPLPSPPPQQEHEEEEVPSQAKPYEMLESSSGSDRSDERDRTTKKKKHKKRKNKRRRERSVERGRGAFADYGSRKSSVRAWADSETKPSKDYFLDSHGDRDNLVFGCLYRMDVARYKPFAEVSGSDFQGLYRWNQTGSTLDRDADVDALDGKLKSAGRYWSAKYMALERHKNLKRARILVPRDLPVTVSGDFIPLTDSQSSNEGVDGDDSLSRTSVVEESWEDEVLRKTREFNKLTREQPHDEKVWLAFAEFQDRVADMQPQKGARLQTLEKKISILEKAAELNPDNEDLLLSLLKAYQRRDSSDVLISRWERILIQHSGSYKLWREFLRVFQGEFSRFKVSDMRKMYAHAIQALSAACRKHFRQVCQAEDRPPDLATVQLELGLVDIFISFCRFEWQAGYQELATALFQAEIEFSLFCPSLLLTEQSKQILFEHFWNSDGARVGEEGALGWSTWLEKEEENRQRVIREETAHDNEGGWTGWSEPLTKNKEYSLKTEKESESNVVVEECQEEFEEEDVKKEEDTEALLKMLGIDVDVGTSGEIKDTSTWIKWSEEELSRDCVQWMPVHARAAISHNVGTPDGEADEHLSRVIMFEDVNEYLFSLSSSEARLSLVLQFIDFFGGKTSPWISTNSSTWAEKVLSFEALPDSILQTLRRVHNFLSKTQGSSSNFSLESLLGTSNDIYRRTDLMKFLCNATLLCLSVFPRNFVLEDAALLAEELSVMNLNPSSCSVTPCRDLAKFLLKSDRQDVLLCGVYARREAFHGNIDHARRVFDMALSSIEGLPLELRSNASLLYFWYAETELGNNNGSGCESSFRAMYILFCLGSGVTYSPYKSQPSNLQLLRARQGFKERIRTVQMAWVRGVIDDQSVALICSAALFEELTSGWAAGIEVLDQAFSMVLPGFKL; the protein is encoded by the exons ATGGAGGAGAAGGACGAACAACCATCAGAATCAGAagctgcagcagcagcaaaaaCCTCACTCTTCCCTGTACTACCCGTCTCTCAACAAATCACAAGCGTCCCTCACTGGCTTTCCAATACCAGCTTCACCACCCAACTCTCCGTCATAAACGACGCCGTTATCTCACACTTCAAACCTGACCCGCTTCCGTCACCACCGCCACAGCAAGAACATGAAGAGGAGGAGGTGCCGTCCCAAGCAAAGCCATACGAGATGCTGGAATCTTCTTCTGGATCCGATAGAAGCGATGAGAGAGACAGGAcgacaaagaagaaaaagcataagaagaggaagaacaagaggaggagagagaggtcCGTTGAGAGAGGCCGTGGAGCATTCGCCGATTACGGGTCGAGAAAGTCCAGCGTTCGGGCTTGGGCCGACTCCGAGACTAAACCTTCCAAAGATTATTTCCTTGATTCTCATGGCGACCGCGACAATTTGGTGTTTGGATGTCTCTACAG AATGGACGTTGCTCGCTACAAGCCTTTTGCGGAGGTATCTGGGAGTGATTTTCAAGGTTTGTATCGATGGAACCAGACAGGTTCAACACTGGATAGAGATGCCGATGTTGATGCATTGGATGGTAAACTAAAATCTGCTGGTCGCTATTGGTCTGCAAAGTACATGGCTTTGGAACGCCATAAGAACTTAAAGCGTGCTCGCATACTTGTCCCCAGAGACCTTCCGGTTACAGTTTCCGGTGATTTTATTCCTTTAACGGATAGTCAATCATCCAATGAAGGTGTTGATGGCGATGATTCACTCTCAAGAACTTCAGTGGTTGAAGAATCTTGGGAAGATGAAGTACTACGCAAAACACGGGAGTTTAACAAATTGACGAGGGAGCAGCCCCATGATGAAAAGGTTTGGTTAGCTTTTGCGGAATTTCAAGACAGGGTTGCTGATATGCAACCCCAGAAAGGCGCTCGGTTGCAGACACTGGAAAAAAAGATTAGCATACTAGAGAAGGCGGCTGAGCTTAACCCAGATAATGAAGACCTGTTGCTTTCTCTTCTAAAGGCTTACCAAAGGAGAGACAGTTCTGATGTGTTAATTAGTAGATGGGAAAGGATACTCATTCAACATTCAGGAAGTTACAAGTTGTGGAGAGAGTTTTTGCGTGTATTTCAAGGGGAGTTCTCAAGGTTCAAGGTTTCAGACATGAGAAAAATGTACGCACATGCAATCCAGGCTTTATCTGCTGCATGCAGAAAGCACTTTAGGCAG GTTTGCCAAGCGGAAGACCGTCCTCCAGATCTTGCTACTGTTCAACTAGAACTTGGTCTGGTTGATATATTTATCAGTTTCTGTAGGTTTGAATGGCAGGCTGGCTATCAAGAGTTGGCCACTGCTCTATTTCAGGCTGAAATTGAATTCAGTTTGTTTTGTCCTTCATTACTCCTCACTGAGCAGAGTAAACAGATACTGTTTGAGCACTTTTGGAATAGTGATGGTGCaagagttggagaagaaggtGCCCTTGGTTGGTCCACATGGTTggagaaagaggaagaaaatagGCAGAGGGTTATCCGAGAGGAGACTGCACATGATAATGAAGGTGGCTGGACAGGTTGGTCGGAACCACTAACCAAAAATAAGGAATATAGTTTAAAGACAGAAAAGGAATCCGAAAGTAATGTTGTAGTTGAGGAGTGTCAAGAAgaatttgaggaagaagatgtcaagaaagaagaagatactGAAGCTTTGCTAAAGATGCTAGGAATTGATGTTGATGTTGGTACTAGTGGTGAGATTAAAGACACTTCAACCTGGATCAAATGGTCGGAAGAAGAGTTATCGAGAGATTGTGTTCAATGGATGCCTGTTCATGCAAGAG CTGCTATCTCTCATAATGTTGGTACACCCGATGGAGAAGCAGATGAGCACCTTTCGAGAGTAATAATGTTTGAAGATGTCAACGAGTACTTATTTTCCTTGAGCTCATCTGAGGCCCGTTTATCTCTAGTATTGCAATTCATTGATTTCTTTGGTGGGAAAACCTCTCCGTG GATATCTACAAACAGTTCAACTTGGGCTGAGAAAGTCCTTAGCTTTGAGGCATTGCCAGATTCTATATTACAAACTTTGAGAAGggttcataattttttaagCAAAACACAAGGCAGTTCAAGTAATTTCAGCTTGGAATCTCTCTTGGGTACCTCCAATGACATCTACAGAAGAACAGACCTGATGAAATTTCTTTGTAATGCTACCTTGCTCTGTTTATCTGTTTTTCCACGTAATTTTGTCCTAGAAGATGCTGCTTTACTTGCCGAAGAGCTATCTGTTATGAATTTGAATCCTTCCAGCTGTTCTGTTACCCCATGTCGGGATCTTGCAAAATTTCTCTTGAAGAGTGACCGTCAG GATGTATTGCTATGTGGAGTTTATGCAAGAAGAGAAGCTTTTCATGGAAATATTGATCATGCAAGAAGAGTATTTGACATGGCATTGTCATCTATTGAAGGGCTTCCTTTG GAATTACGGTCTAATGCTTCCCTTCTATATTTCTGGTATGCTGAGACGGAACTTGGTAACAATAATGGCAGTGGGTGTGAATCATCCTTTCGGGCgatgtatattttattttgcttagGAAGTGGTGTAACATATAGTCCATATAAAAGTCAACCATCAAATTTGCAATTGCTGAGAGCACGCCaaggtttcaaagaaagaataagGACAGTACAAATGGCATGGGTGCGAGGTGTTATAGATGATCAATCTGTTGCTCTCATATGTTCTGCAGCTTTATTTGAAGAGTTAACCTCTGGATGGGCTGCTGGTATTGAAGTTCTAGATCAGGCTTTTTCAATGGTGCTCCCAG GATTCAAATTGTAA
- the LOC117628756 gene encoding nuclear exosome regulator NRDE2 isoform X2, with translation MEEKDEQPSESEAAAAAKTSLFPVLPVSQQITSVPHWLSNTSFTTQLSVINDAVISHFKPDPLPSPPPQQEHEEEEVPSQAKPYEMLESSSGSDRSDERDRTTKKKKHKKRKNKRRRERSVERGRGAFADYGSRKSSVRAWADSETKPSKDYFLDSHGDRDNLVFGCLYRMDVARYKPFAEVSGSDFQGLYRWNQTGSTLDRDADVDALDGKLKSAGRYWSAKYMALERHKNLKRARILVPRDLPVTVSGDFIPLTDSQSSNEGVDGDDSLSRTSVVEESWEDEVLRKTREFNKLTREQPHDEKVWLAFAEFQDRVADMQPQKGARLQTLEKKISILEKAAELNPDNEDLLLSLLKAYQRRDSSDVLISRWERILIQHSGSYKLWREFLRVFQGEFSRFKVSDMRKMYAHAIQALSAACRKHFRQVCQAEDRPPDLATVQLELGLVDIFISFCRFEWQAGYQELATALFQAEIEFSLFCPSLLLTEQSKQILFEHFWNSDGARVGEEGALGWSTWLEKEEENRQRVIREETAHDNEGGWTGWSEPLTKNKEYSLKTEKESESNVVVEECQEEFEEEDVKKEEDTEALLKMLGIDVDVGTSGEIKDTSTWIKWSEEELSRDCVQWMPVHARAAISHNVGTPDGEADEHLSRVIMFEDVNEYLFSLSSSEARLSLVLQFIDFFGGKTSPWISTNSSTWAEKVLSFEALPDSILQTLRRVHNFLSKTQGSSSNFSLESLLGTSNDIYRRTDLMKFLCNATLLCLSVFPRNFVLEDAALLAEELSVMNLNPSSCSVTPCRDLAKFLLKSDRQDVLLCGVYARREAFHGNIDHARRVFDMALSSIEGLPLELRSNASLLYFWYAETELGNNNGSGCESSFRAMYILFCLGSGVTYSPYKSQPSNLQLLRARQGFKERIRTVQMAWVRGVIDDQSVALICSAALFEELTSGWAAGIEVLDQAFSMVLPGVSDDIEHHLIVLILVMKILKYLSSGRMRENVLQSNLDIGDTRYAQIKEIYTYQKTSLINERIVHLFADEASINTPENKKEKILIYSTSICHYRIQIVRNQLTGLGTLRNQLTAEA, from the exons ATGGAGGAGAAGGACGAACAACCATCAGAATCAGAagctgcagcagcagcaaaaaCCTCACTCTTCCCTGTACTACCCGTCTCTCAACAAATCACAAGCGTCCCTCACTGGCTTTCCAATACCAGCTTCACCACCCAACTCTCCGTCATAAACGACGCCGTTATCTCACACTTCAAACCTGACCCGCTTCCGTCACCACCGCCACAGCAAGAACATGAAGAGGAGGAGGTGCCGTCCCAAGCAAAGCCATACGAGATGCTGGAATCTTCTTCTGGATCCGATAGAAGCGATGAGAGAGACAGGAcgacaaagaagaaaaagcataagaagaggaagaacaagaggaggagagagaggtcCGTTGAGAGAGGCCGTGGAGCATTCGCCGATTACGGGTCGAGAAAGTCCAGCGTTCGGGCTTGGGCCGACTCCGAGACTAAACCTTCCAAAGATTATTTCCTTGATTCTCATGGCGACCGCGACAATTTGGTGTTTGGATGTCTCTACAG AATGGACGTTGCTCGCTACAAGCCTTTTGCGGAGGTATCTGGGAGTGATTTTCAAGGTTTGTATCGATGGAACCAGACAGGTTCAACACTGGATAGAGATGCCGATGTTGATGCATTGGATGGTAAACTAAAATCTGCTGGTCGCTATTGGTCTGCAAAGTACATGGCTTTGGAACGCCATAAGAACTTAAAGCGTGCTCGCATACTTGTCCCCAGAGACCTTCCGGTTACAGTTTCCGGTGATTTTATTCCTTTAACGGATAGTCAATCATCCAATGAAGGTGTTGATGGCGATGATTCACTCTCAAGAACTTCAGTGGTTGAAGAATCTTGGGAAGATGAAGTACTACGCAAAACACGGGAGTTTAACAAATTGACGAGGGAGCAGCCCCATGATGAAAAGGTTTGGTTAGCTTTTGCGGAATTTCAAGACAGGGTTGCTGATATGCAACCCCAGAAAGGCGCTCGGTTGCAGACACTGGAAAAAAAGATTAGCATACTAGAGAAGGCGGCTGAGCTTAACCCAGATAATGAAGACCTGTTGCTTTCTCTTCTAAAGGCTTACCAAAGGAGAGACAGTTCTGATGTGTTAATTAGTAGATGGGAAAGGATACTCATTCAACATTCAGGAAGTTACAAGTTGTGGAGAGAGTTTTTGCGTGTATTTCAAGGGGAGTTCTCAAGGTTCAAGGTTTCAGACATGAGAAAAATGTACGCACATGCAATCCAGGCTTTATCTGCTGCATGCAGAAAGCACTTTAGGCAG GTTTGCCAAGCGGAAGACCGTCCTCCAGATCTTGCTACTGTTCAACTAGAACTTGGTCTGGTTGATATATTTATCAGTTTCTGTAGGTTTGAATGGCAGGCTGGCTATCAAGAGTTGGCCACTGCTCTATTTCAGGCTGAAATTGAATTCAGTTTGTTTTGTCCTTCATTACTCCTCACTGAGCAGAGTAAACAGATACTGTTTGAGCACTTTTGGAATAGTGATGGTGCaagagttggagaagaaggtGCCCTTGGTTGGTCCACATGGTTggagaaagaggaagaaaatagGCAGAGGGTTATCCGAGAGGAGACTGCACATGATAATGAAGGTGGCTGGACAGGTTGGTCGGAACCACTAACCAAAAATAAGGAATATAGTTTAAAGACAGAAAAGGAATCCGAAAGTAATGTTGTAGTTGAGGAGTGTCAAGAAgaatttgaggaagaagatgtcaagaaagaagaagatactGAAGCTTTGCTAAAGATGCTAGGAATTGATGTTGATGTTGGTACTAGTGGTGAGATTAAAGACACTTCAACCTGGATCAAATGGTCGGAAGAAGAGTTATCGAGAGATTGTGTTCAATGGATGCCTGTTCATGCAAGAG CTGCTATCTCTCATAATGTTGGTACACCCGATGGAGAAGCAGATGAGCACCTTTCGAGAGTAATAATGTTTGAAGATGTCAACGAGTACTTATTTTCCTTGAGCTCATCTGAGGCCCGTTTATCTCTAGTATTGCAATTCATTGATTTCTTTGGTGGGAAAACCTCTCCGTG GATATCTACAAACAGTTCAACTTGGGCTGAGAAAGTCCTTAGCTTTGAGGCATTGCCAGATTCTATATTACAAACTTTGAGAAGggttcataattttttaagCAAAACACAAGGCAGTTCAAGTAATTTCAGCTTGGAATCTCTCTTGGGTACCTCCAATGACATCTACAGAAGAACAGACCTGATGAAATTTCTTTGTAATGCTACCTTGCTCTGTTTATCTGTTTTTCCACGTAATTTTGTCCTAGAAGATGCTGCTTTACTTGCCGAAGAGCTATCTGTTATGAATTTGAATCCTTCCAGCTGTTCTGTTACCCCATGTCGGGATCTTGCAAAATTTCTCTTGAAGAGTGACCGTCAG GATGTATTGCTATGTGGAGTTTATGCAAGAAGAGAAGCTTTTCATGGAAATATTGATCATGCAAGAAGAGTATTTGACATGGCATTGTCATCTATTGAAGGGCTTCCTTTG GAATTACGGTCTAATGCTTCCCTTCTATATTTCTGGTATGCTGAGACGGAACTTGGTAACAATAATGGCAGTGGGTGTGAATCATCCTTTCGGGCgatgtatattttattttgcttagGAAGTGGTGTAACATATAGTCCATATAAAAGTCAACCATCAAATTTGCAATTGCTGAGAGCACGCCaaggtttcaaagaaagaataagGACAGTACAAATGGCATGGGTGCGAGGTGTTATAGATGATCAATCTGTTGCTCTCATATGTTCTGCAGCTTTATTTGAAGAGTTAACCTCTGGATGGGCTGCTGGTATTGAAGTTCTAGATCAGGCTTTTTCAATGGTGCTCCCAG GTGTTAGTGATGATATTGAACATCACTTAATTGTGTTGATACTTgtgatgaaaattttgaagtatCTAAGTAGTGGAAGAATGAGGGAGAATGTTCTACAAAGCAATCTGGACATCGGAGATACCAGATATGCACAAATAAAGGAAATATATACTTATCAAAAGACAAGTCTAATTAATGAAAGGATAGTTCACCTATTTGCAGATGAGGCTAGCATCAATACCCCGGAGaacaaaaaggagaaaattcTAATTTATTCAACCTCTATTTGCCATTACAGGATTCAAATTGTAAGGAACCAATTAACAGGGCTTGGAACTTTGAGGAATCAATTGACTGCTGAGGCTTGA